In Lentibacillus amyloliquefaciens, one DNA window encodes the following:
- a CDS encoding energy-coupling factor transporter transmembrane component T family protein yields MISSINPSIKMVAVLIPGILLGLTYDVFTPLLYFIFILTVTFMMTNIPIFRWMKLFSPFFILALGFAWMTMLYANQTFSGGEEIFSFWMFEVTAGSFRTGVSVGLRSLCFGALSLMFILTTDSTKLMLSFMQQFRLPPKVTYGILAGYRFLPVFRHELQILKQAHRIRGVSRARGIKGRLNQFRRYAIPLLANGIRKAERVSIAMESKGFTGDTDRTYYHHMTVGKRDWLFFALMIGVLIAVFALSYNLGYLRIFGRQF; encoded by the coding sequence ATGATCTCATCCATTAACCCGTCGATCAAAATGGTTGCCGTCTTGATTCCTGGAATACTGCTCGGACTCACCTATGATGTCTTCACGCCGTTATTGTATTTTATATTTATTCTGACAGTCACGTTCATGATGACCAATATCCCGATTTTTCGCTGGATGAAACTGTTCAGTCCATTTTTTATTCTTGCTCTCGGTTTTGCTTGGATGACCATGCTTTATGCCAATCAAACCTTTTCCGGTGGTGAGGAAATCTTTAGTTTTTGGATGTTTGAGGTGACGGCCGGAAGTTTCCGGACAGGGGTGAGTGTCGGGCTGAGATCGCTCTGTTTCGGTGCGCTGTCTCTGATGTTCATCCTGACGACGGATTCAACGAAATTGATGCTTAGCTTCATGCAGCAATTCAGACTGCCGCCAAAGGTCACATACGGTATCCTGGCTGGTTACCGCTTCCTGCCCGTATTCCGGCATGAGCTGCAGATACTCAAGCAGGCACACCGCATCCGTGGTGTCAGCCGTGCGCGCGGCATTAAAGGAAGACTCAATCAGTTCCGGCGTTATGCCATTCCGCTTCTGGCCAACGGCATCCGCAAAGCGGAGCGTGTCTCCATCGCGATGGAATCCAAGGGCTTTACCGGTGACACTGACCGCACGTATTATCATCATATGACTGTTGGTAAGCGTGACTGGTTGTTCTTTGCATTAATGATTGGGGTATTGATAGCAGTGTTCGCTTTATCGTATAACTTAGGCTATTTGCGAATATTCGGCAGGCAATTTTGA